In one window of Pyramidobacter piscolens W5455 DNA:
- a CDS encoding KH domain-containing protein: MPMDYQALVKTIAVSLVTKPEAVEVNAEKDAEGVLRVLIHVAEEDTGRVIGRRGATINAIRQIVRVSSVKGGDSVEVDVAETGDRNADAE, encoded by the coding sequence ATGCCGATGGATTACCAGGCTCTCGTCAAAACCATCGCCGTCTCGCTCGTGACCAAGCCCGAAGCGGTTGAAGTCAACGCCGAAAAGGACGCCGAAGGCGTCCTCCGCGTGCTGATCCACGTCGCCGAGGAAGACACCGGCCGCGTCATCGGCCGCCGCGGCGCCACCATCAACGCCATCCGTCAGATCGTCCGCGTCTCCTCCGTCAAGGGCGGAGACAGCGTCGAAGTCGACGTCGCCGAGACCGGCGACAGAAACGCCGACGCCGAATAG